One Streptomyces sp. P9-A2 DNA window includes the following coding sequences:
- a CDS encoding MFS transporter: protein MSPPVAPPGWSRWLVPPAALSVHLSIGQAYAWSVFKPPLESALGLSGTQSALPFQLGIVMLGLSAAFGGTLVEGKGPRWAMTVALICFSSGFLLSALGAATEQYWLIVFGYGGGFATAPAYLKDLFGTYQVGAVHGRLLTAWSTAGVLGPLIVNWVADRQEEAGRHGSSLYGLSFMIMIGLLVVGFVANELVRPVHPRHHVSRPDETKPDETKETADERREQHESA, encoded by the coding sequence ATGAGTCCCCCCGTCGCGCCCCCGGGCTGGAGTCGCTGGCTCGTACCGCCCGCCGCTCTCTCAGTCCACCTCTCCATCGGCCAGGCCTACGCGTGGAGCGTGTTCAAGCCGCCGCTCGAGTCCGCGCTCGGCCTCAGCGGCACCCAGAGCGCGCTGCCGTTCCAGCTCGGCATCGTGATGCTCGGCCTGTCCGCCGCCTTCGGCGGCACCCTCGTGGAAGGCAAGGGGCCGCGCTGGGCGATGACCGTCGCCCTGATCTGCTTCTCCTCCGGCTTCCTGCTCTCCGCCCTCGGCGCGGCCACCGAGCAGTACTGGCTGATCGTCTTCGGCTACGGAGGCGGTTTCGCGACCGCTCCGGCCTATCTGAAGGACCTCTTCGGCACCTATCAGGTCGGCGCCGTCCACGGGCGGCTGCTCACCGCGTGGTCCACGGCCGGTGTGCTCGGTCCGCTCATCGTGAACTGGGTCGCCGACCGGCAGGAGGAGGCGGGCCGGCACGGCTCGTCGCTGTACGGACTGTCCTTCATGATCATGATCGGGCTGCTGGTGGTCGGCTTCGTCGCCAACGAACTCGTCCGTCCCGTGCACCCCCGGCACCACGTGTCCCGCCCCGACGAGACGAAGCCCGACGAGACGAAGGAGACCGCCGATGAGCGGCGAGAGCAGCACGAGTCCGCCTGA
- a CDS encoding MFS transporter small subunit, with product MSGESSTSPPDAAAAGPGRRGLIVFAWLWVGVPLAYGLYELVRKATQLFTG from the coding sequence ATGAGCGGCGAGAGCAGCACGAGTCCGCCTGACGCGGCCGCGGCGGGCCCCGGCCGCCGCGGGCTGATCGTCTTCGCCTGGCTGTGGGTGGGCGTCCCCCTCGCCTACGGCCTGTACGAACTCGTGAGGAAGGCGACCCAACTGTTCACCGGATGA
- a CDS encoding beta-ketoacyl-ACP synthase III, translated as MIGSRIAAVGHYQPARVLTNEDLAGMVDTSDEWITSRVGIRTRHIAGPEEPVDELAAHAAAKALAAAGRTPADIDLVLVATSTAIDRSPNMAARVAARLGIPGPAAMDVNVVCAGFTHALATADHAVRAGSARRALVIGADKMSEVADWTDRTTCVLLGDGAGAAVVEATETPEEPGIGPVLWGSVPEMGNAVRIEGTPPRFAQEGQSVYRWATTRLPAIARQACEKAGFAPEDLAAVVLHQANLRIIEPLALKIGAVNAVVARDVVDSGNTSAASIPLAFSKLVERGEVSSGDPVLLFGFGGNLSYAGQVVRCP; from the coding sequence ATGATCGGCTCGCGCATCGCCGCCGTCGGCCACTACCAGCCCGCCCGGGTGCTCACCAACGAGGATCTGGCGGGCATGGTCGACACCAGCGACGAGTGGATCACGAGCCGGGTCGGCATCCGCACCCGTCACATCGCGGGCCCGGAGGAGCCCGTCGACGAACTGGCCGCGCACGCCGCGGCCAAGGCGCTGGCGGCGGCCGGCCGCACTCCCGCCGACATCGACCTGGTGCTGGTCGCCACCTCCACCGCGATCGACCGTTCGCCCAACATGGCGGCCAGGGTCGCGGCACGCCTCGGCATTCCCGGCCCCGCCGCGATGGACGTCAACGTGGTGTGCGCCGGGTTCACCCACGCGCTCGCCACCGCCGACCACGCGGTACGGGCCGGATCCGCGCGCCGCGCGCTGGTGATCGGCGCCGACAAGATGTCCGAGGTCGCCGACTGGACCGACCGCACCACCTGCGTACTCCTCGGCGACGGGGCGGGCGCCGCGGTCGTCGAGGCGACCGAGACCCCCGAGGAGCCCGGGATCGGGCCCGTGCTGTGGGGCTCGGTGCCGGAGATGGGCAACGCGGTGCGGATCGAAGGGACGCCGCCGCGGTTCGCGCAGGAGGGCCAGAGCGTGTACCGCTGGGCGACCACGCGGCTGCCGGCCATCGCCCGCCAGGCCTGCGAGAAGGCGGGGTTCGCGCCGGAGGACCTCGCCGCGGTCGTACTGCACCAGGCCAACCTGCGGATCATCGAGCCCCTCGCGCTCAAGATCGGCGCGGTCAACGCGGTCGTCGCCCGGGACGTCGTCGACTCGGGAAACACCTCGGCCGCGAGCATCCCGCTCGCCTTCTCCAAGCTCGTCGAGCGGGGCGAGGTGTCGTCCGGCGACCCGGTCCTGCTGTTCGGCTTCGGCGGAAACCTCTCGTACGCGGGGCAGGTCGTCCGCTGCCCCTGA
- a CDS encoding GntR family transcriptional regulator → MLSTGLPQGAVPKLERPGPLRDRVYEALLELITTRALRPGQHLVESELAGHLGVSRQPVREALQRLNTEGWVDLRPAQGAFVHEPTEAEADQLLTVRTLLEAEAARLAALNADSAGIEALDEIVALGLRAVASDDVDEAVALNARFHAKIMELAGNAVLAELAAQVGRRVRWYHTPVARQRGGKSWAEHRDLITAIVNRDERLAERLMREHTEHTRRSYLEQAKS, encoded by the coding sequence ATGCTGTCGACCGGACTGCCCCAGGGGGCGGTGCCCAAGCTCGAACGCCCGGGCCCGCTGCGCGACCGTGTCTACGAGGCACTGCTCGAGCTCATCACCACCCGCGCTCTGAGGCCCGGCCAGCATCTGGTCGAGAGTGAACTCGCCGGCCACCTCGGCGTCTCCCGGCAGCCCGTGCGCGAGGCGCTCCAGCGGCTGAACACCGAGGGGTGGGTCGATCTGCGCCCCGCCCAGGGCGCGTTCGTGCACGAGCCGACGGAGGCGGAGGCCGACCAGCTCCTCACCGTCCGCACGCTGCTGGAGGCCGAGGCCGCCAGGCTCGCCGCGCTCAACGCCGACAGCGCGGGCATCGAGGCCCTGGACGAGATCGTGGCGCTGGGTCTGCGGGCCGTCGCCTCCGACGACGTGGACGAGGCCGTCGCCCTCAACGCCCGCTTCCACGCCAAGATCATGGAACTGGCCGGCAACGCCGTCCTCGCCGAACTCGCCGCCCAGGTCGGCCGCCGTGTGCGCTGGTACCACACGCCTGTCGCCCGGCAGCGTGGCGGGAAGTCCTGGGCCGAGCACCGCGATCTCATCACCGCGATCGTGAACCGGGACGAGCGGCTGGCCGAGCGGCTCATGCGCGAACACACCGAGCACACCCGGCGCTCGTACCTCGAACAGGCGAAGTCCTGA